One part of the Arachidicoccus terrestris genome encodes these proteins:
- a CDS encoding RagB/SusD family nutrient uptake outer membrane protein, with the protein MQIRNIIVMAAGLSLALASCSKSLLDTSPDNKYVESNFWKSEAAVNAALTGCYEILTTSGLFGGEATPLWEETATPNAYNYSNAMGFNFIAEGKQESASTGIIPSRYHDCYSGIGRCNTFLAHAGQVPIEADVFDRMRGEVHFLRALYYFELENYYGGVPLILDPPDKEAQADLPRTPREEVVAQVIKDLDSAAILLPLKYSGDDIGRATKGAALSLKARVLLFEASPLLNTGNSKDKWKAAADAAKAVMQLAPDAGYGLFDNYRALFLPANENNKEVIFDVQFIYPDLGTSFDLIGKQYNTNAPLLDLAEAYEMKSGLPITDPTSGYNKDKPYENRDPRLYATIVYPGDTFMGETVTDSRFAITGYGMKKYTIYDKEKPPKDLNDLKGGQSETNYIVLRYADILLMYAEAQNEASGPDATVLDAINQVRARVDMPPLSGSYDQVALRKAIHLERRVEFAGEGLYYNDIRRWKTAEKDLNTKIYTYNHESIETRSFDPARDYWWPIPQVQRDLNPNLEQMPGY; encoded by the coding sequence ATGCAAATTAGAAATATAATTGTAATGGCGGCAGGCCTTTCACTGGCACTGGCCAGTTGCAGCAAAAGCCTGTTGGACACTTCGCCCGATAATAAATATGTGGAAAGTAATTTCTGGAAATCAGAAGCGGCCGTGAATGCCGCACTAACCGGATGTTACGAGATATTGACGACTTCCGGACTATTCGGCGGAGAAGCCACACCTTTATGGGAAGAGACGGCTACGCCTAATGCTTATAACTATAGCAATGCCATGGGCTTTAATTTTATTGCGGAAGGTAAGCAAGAGTCGGCCAGTACCGGCATTATCCCTTCTCGTTACCATGATTGCTATTCTGGTATCGGGCGCTGCAATACCTTTCTGGCGCATGCCGGCCAAGTCCCTATTGAGGCTGATGTTTTTGACAGAATGCGTGGCGAAGTCCATTTTTTAAGAGCCTTGTATTATTTTGAACTGGAGAACTATTATGGCGGTGTTCCGTTGATACTGGATCCGCCTGATAAGGAAGCGCAGGCCGATCTGCCACGTACGCCAAGAGAAGAGGTCGTGGCGCAGGTAATAAAAGATTTGGACAGTGCGGCCATTTTGTTGCCACTTAAATACAGTGGAGATGATATAGGCAGGGCGACCAAGGGCGCGGCCTTAAGTCTCAAGGCCAGAGTGTTGCTGTTTGAGGCGAGCCCATTACTCAATACCGGTAACAGTAAAGATAAATGGAAGGCAGCAGCAGATGCTGCCAAGGCGGTAATGCAGCTGGCACCTGACGCCGGTTATGGTTTATTTGACAACTACAGAGCTTTGTTTCTGCCGGCTAACGAGAATAACAAAGAAGTCATTTTTGATGTGCAGTTTATCTATCCGGATCTGGGCACCTCCTTTGATCTGATCGGCAAACAGTATAATACAAATGCGCCTTTGCTGGATCTGGCAGAGGCCTATGAAATGAAGTCCGGCCTGCCTATTACGGATCCAACTTCGGGATATAATAAAGATAAACCTTATGAAAACAGGGACCCAAGGCTATATGCGACCATTGTTTATCCGGGCGATACATTCATGGGTGAAACGGTGACGGATAGCCGTTTTGCGATTACTGGTTACGGCATGAAAAAATATACGATCTATGATAAAGAGAAGCCGCCAAAAGATCTGAATGATTTAAAAGGTGGCCAGTCAGAAACCAATTATATCGTCTTAAGATATGCGGATATCCTGCTGATGTATGCGGAAGCGCAAAATGAAGCAAGCGGACCTGATGCAACGGTACTGGATGCCATCAATCAGGTACGGGCAAGAGTGGATATGCCACCTCTTTCCGGGAGTTATGATCAGGTGGCACTGCGTAAGGCGATTCATCTGGAAAGACGTGTGGAATTTGCAGGAGAAGGGTTGTATTATAATGATATCCGTCGATGGAAAACGGCGGAGAAAGACTTAAACACAAAGATTTACACCTACAATCATGAGTCTATCGAAACCAGAAGTTTTGATCCGGCCAGAGATTACTGGTGGCCTATACCACAGGTGCAAAGAGACCTGAACCCGAATCTGGAACAAATGCCCGGTTACTAA
- a CDS encoding glycerol-3-phosphate dehydrogenase/oxidase — MESFDRNKLLEAMESQTVWDLVIIGGGATGLGIAVDGATRGYKTLLLEQSDFAKGTSSRSTKLVHGGVRYLAQGDVGLVREALKERGRLLHNAPHLTRNESIIIPCYSYFSSIKYVAGLKLYDWLSGKLSFGKSKLIRKSTLKSKLPTVQKNGLKCGVLYHDGTFDDARLALNLAQTAVEHGAVCLNYAKVTKLHKNDKGRLNGLDVIDTIGGKTFQISAGAIVNATGVFADEILHMDNDQAKSMIRPSQGIHLVLDRKFLNSQDGIMIPKTDDGRVLFVLPWFDKVLMGTTDTPLNKHDLEPRALESEIEFVLRTAGKYLSQAPTRKDVQSVYAGLRPLAATSDSEDKTKEISRSHKVMVAKSGLVSVIGGKWTTYRKMAEDTIAKMIYQGLLPSKPCLTKNLTIHGAAAPLDPADPLSGYGADKPLLETYMNGNPELTWPVGGYDRLLTIQVVWAVRHEMAQTVEDVLARRTRLLFTDAHKAMDLAEPVADIMAREMGRDGDSEWKAAQVNAFRALAKGYLLDAAS; from the coding sequence ATGGAATCATTTGATAGAAATAAATTACTGGAGGCAATGGAAAGCCAGACTGTCTGGGATTTGGTCATTATTGGCGGTGGAGCTACCGGTCTGGGTATTGCGGTGGATGGTGCCACCAGGGGGTATAAAACATTATTACTCGAACAATCGGATTTTGCCAAGGGGACTTCCAGCAGAAGTACAAAGTTGGTGCATGGGGGTGTCCGCTACCTGGCACAGGGAGATGTTGGCCTTGTTAGGGAAGCCTTGAAGGAAAGAGGCCGGCTCCTGCATAACGCACCGCATCTGACCAGAAATGAATCTATTATTATACCCTGTTATAGTTATTTCAGTTCCATAAAATATGTAGCGGGTCTGAAACTTTATGATTGGCTCTCCGGTAAATTGAGTTTCGGGAAGTCGAAACTGATTCGAAAATCAACTTTAAAATCCAAACTGCCAACGGTTCAGAAAAATGGGCTTAAATGTGGTGTTCTGTACCACGATGGCACTTTTGACGATGCAAGACTGGCGCTCAACCTGGCACAAACTGCCGTAGAGCATGGGGCGGTTTGCCTGAACTATGCCAAGGTAACGAAGCTGCATAAGAATGACAAAGGCCGGCTAAACGGCCTTGATGTCATTGACACGATAGGTGGGAAAACCTTTCAGATCAGCGCGGGGGCTATTGTAAATGCAACCGGGGTGTTTGCCGATGAGATCCTGCATATGGATAATGATCAGGCAAAGTCTATGATCCGTCCCAGTCAAGGCATTCATCTGGTCCTTGATAGGAAATTCCTTAATAGCCAGGATGGAATTATGATTCCCAAAACAGATGACGGGCGCGTATTGTTTGTGTTACCCTGGTTTGATAAAGTGCTGATGGGGACGACAGATACGCCGCTTAACAAGCATGATCTGGAACCGCGGGCCCTGGAATCAGAAATCGAATTTGTCCTGCGCACAGCTGGCAAATACCTATCACAGGCACCGACCCGAAAAGATGTCCAAAGTGTCTATGCAGGTCTCCGGCCGCTGGCTGCGACAAGTGACAGTGAAGACAAGACCAAGGAGATTTCAAGAAGTCATAAAGTAATGGTGGCTAAAAGCGGTCTGGTATCGGTCATCGGCGGTAAATGGACCACATATCGAAAAATGGCGGAAGACACGATCGCTAAAATGATCTATCAGGGACTGTTGCCTTCTAAGCCCTGTCTGACAAAAAACTTGACCATCCATGGTGCCGCAGCCCCGCTTGATCCGGCAGACCCGCTGTCGGGTTATGGTGCTGATAAACCTCTATTGGAAACCTATATGAATGGTAATCCCGAGCTTACCTGGCCAGTGGGAGGATATGACAGACTACTGACCATTCAGGTCGTATGGGCTGTCCGCCATGAAATGGCGCAGACGGTAGAAGATGTGCTGGCCAGAAGGACGAGGTTATTATTTACGGATGCGCATAAAGCAATGGATCTGGCTGAACCTGTCGCAGATATTATGGCCCGGGAAATGGGCAGAGACGGTGATAGCGAATGGAAGGCTGCTCAGGTAAATGCATTCAGGGCCCTGGCCAAAGGTTATTTACTAGATGCCGCTAGTTAA
- a CDS encoding HAD family hydrolase, producing the protein MTIKFKAVGVSSIMELLLSETKRTGLFLLLILGIVGFVTAQPATYRYTPVSGWSGQVNDKLEAFLNSTKVIQTRKVAVFDCDGTLFGQVPYYLADEAIYDYAAHHYQGKNDARSQEKMAIIKRLKSEDNTSQQYVQDRIDFLSGMRVEEVERMGKDCFHEKYQQKFYPQMRCLLADLKDYGFEIWVVSASPELLYQGFVHEGLGIPKDRILGVKSVIHHDSVTSQIVFPVPQDGGKADLVQTQIKAQPLFAAGNSRGDMELMLSSIGLKMIINPDQKKVETAESAGQMKGHTVLDFWRQQPATVIVSCEDVPNLPKGATNDTYFTTAKEGIKANAAHAANEYE; encoded by the coding sequence ATGACTATAAAGTTTAAAGCTGTTGGGGTCTCCAGCATCATGGAGCTGTTATTGTCTGAAACGAAACGTACAGGCCTGTTTCTCTTGCTGATACTAGGGATAGTCGGATTTGTGACGGCGCAGCCGGCCACATACAGATATACACCTGTCAGCGGATGGTCCGGACAGGTCAATGACAAGCTTGAAGCATTCTTGAATTCAACCAAGGTGATCCAGACAAGAAAAGTGGCCGTATTTGACTGTGACGGAACCTTGTTTGGGCAGGTGCCATATTATTTGGCCGATGAGGCGATCTATGATTATGCTGCGCATCATTATCAGGGAAAAAATGATGCTCGCTCTCAGGAAAAAATGGCTATCATTAAACGGCTGAAGTCGGAGGACAATACCAGCCAGCAATATGTTCAGGACCGGATCGACTTCTTGTCCGGCATGCGCGTAGAAGAAGTGGAAAGAATGGGCAAAGACTGTTTTCATGAAAAATATCAACAGAAATTCTATCCTCAAATGCGGTGCCTGCTGGCTGATTTAAAGGATTATGGCTTCGAAATCTGGGTCGTCAGCGCCTCCCCTGAGCTTTTGTACCAGGGATTTGTGCATGAAGGGCTGGGCATTCCCAAGGATCGGATATTGGGGGTAAAGTCCGTGATCCACCACGATAGCGTTACCAGTCAAATCGTATTTCCTGTGCCACAGGATGGTGGCAAGGCAGACTTGGTACAGACGCAGATAAAAGCGCAGCCTTTATTTGCAGCTGGCAATAGCAGGGGGGACATGGAATTAATGTTAAGTTCAATCGGGCTTAAAATGATTATTAATCCCGATCAGAAAAAAGTAGAAACAGCTGAGAGCGCTGGTCAGATGAAAGGGCATACAGTGCTTGACTTCTGGCGTCAACAGCCGGCTACCGTAATCGTGAGTTGTGAGGACGTGCCCAATTTGCCTAAGGGTGCTACTAATGATACTTATTTTACCACAGCTAAAGAGGGGATAAAGGCCAATGCTGCGCATGCGGCCAACGAATATGAATAG
- a CDS encoding SusC/RagA family TonB-linked outer membrane protein, translating to MKFTISRKRNSVRPTAAAKRMLLLLCFSLLNVVLFAQTDVSGKVQSAIDGNPLSGATVHVMSSNQNALTRSDGSFTVPAKDGDSIAISMIGYLSQTVVVTGSSLGTISLQEDANDLANVVVVGYGTQKKVNLTGAVTTVDMTEKEGQPITNASNALHGTPGLFVNLSNSQPGVDRATIRIRGIGTLNNNDPLVLVDGVEYSLDELNPSDIATVTVLKDASAAIYGSRASNGVILVTTKTGSGKAKVNYNYYIGSQKPTYMPDAIWDPIKYMKLKNQALINEGKDKVDYSDEEIAEYQAGLKTDPFTYPSSNWFDIALKNGQIQKHDVSVSGGTDKSNYRLSLGVLDRDGIIIGPGNSEKKYSVGLNTSFRITKRLTVGMMLDGYYRKYTTPFYTNFWSYLMRSLPILTDTLKDGRYGNSWMRTPGRNNWENPRMIAYTGYGHKTVQRFVASAFAKYELPFGITYNAKYGVDKYDGLLEEFTPQVKTWNPKTDAFINWNSPATAPRSSNTDYNELNVHFYHTLDWAKTFGQDHHLTVMIGNSYDHFETKGFDATMIGYLDGTLTALDAGSERYDIGGKSSEDALISYFGRVNYDYKGKYLLQGIIRSDGSARFGPGRRWGQYPGLSAGWRIDKEGFFPWKNAFDLLKLRASYGKTGNQAVPLNSYENSIDLGQDYSFDGTLASGAASTAYVDPSITWETTTNYNLGLDMELLNHRLNVTAEIYKKRTSHILRAVDIPDQVGGLKGPQQNIGVMDNKGFEISLGYNDHAGDFTYGFNGSFSYNKNEVVDLDGQILYNLGTNLSTITQEGLPINSHYILDAIGIFQSDEEVANSPFQSNSTKAGYIKYRDVNKDGIINADDRVIIKSSSEIPKYTYGFSINMGYKGLTLSADFQGVGGIKVYPEGNLTFPFNNGAGATWEWATDAWTPENPNARLPIVTTSTGGQDNFKDSDFWLKDGSYLRMKNIQLAYQLPAKWMSRLKITGLSVYINAENYLTFSKYKDFDPETALNVSSLYHYPMLKTLSAGARITF from the coding sequence ATGAAATTTACAATTTCCAGGAAAAGAAATTCTGTCAGACCGACGGCAGCCGCGAAACGTATGCTGTTGCTACTGTGCTTTTCCTTATTGAATGTTGTGCTCTTTGCCCAGACGGATGTGTCGGGTAAAGTGCAATCTGCCATTGACGGCAACCCCTTATCAGGTGCTACTGTTCATGTGATGAGCAGTAATCAAAACGCATTGACACGTAGTGACGGATCTTTTACGGTTCCGGCCAAAGACGGGGATTCGATCGCGATCAGCATGATTGGCTATCTGAGCCAGACGGTGGTGGTAACTGGTAGCTCCCTTGGCACCATCTCCTTGCAGGAAGATGCCAATGACCTGGCCAATGTCGTTGTTGTCGGATATGGTACGCAAAAAAAGGTCAACCTGACCGGTGCTGTTACGACCGTTGACATGACAGAAAAAGAAGGACAACCCATTACCAATGCCAGTAATGCATTGCATGGTACGCCAGGGCTTTTTGTGAACCTGTCCAATAGCCAGCCGGGCGTCGATCGCGCAACGATCCGTATCAGGGGGATCGGTACCTTAAATAACAATGACCCACTAGTGCTGGTGGATGGAGTGGAATACTCCCTGGATGAGCTCAATCCCAGTGATATTGCGACGGTGACCGTGTTAAAAGATGCGTCTGCCGCTATCTATGGCTCCAGAGCCAGCAACGGGGTGATTTTGGTGACCACCAAGACCGGCAGTGGTAAAGCCAAAGTAAACTATAATTACTACATCGGCTCCCAGAAGCCAACGTACATGCCGGATGCCATTTGGGATCCGATCAAATATATGAAGCTGAAGAACCAGGCGCTGATCAATGAAGGCAAGGATAAGGTCGATTATTCTGACGAGGAGATCGCAGAATACCAGGCCGGCCTGAAAACGGATCCTTTTACCTATCCTTCCAGTAACTGGTTTGATATTGCCTTGAAGAACGGACAGATACAGAAGCATGATGTCAGTGTTTCGGGCGGGACCGACAAGTCTAACTACCGTTTATCGCTGGGGGTATTGGACAGAGACGGTATTATCATTGGTCCAGGCAATAGCGAGAAGAAATATTCCGTTGGGCTGAATACAAGTTTTCGCATCACCAAAAGGCTGACGGTAGGCATGATGCTCGATGGCTATTACAGAAAGTATACCACACCTTTTTATACGAATTTCTGGAGTTACCTGATGCGCTCCCTGCCAATTTTGACAGACACATTGAAAGATGGCCGTTACGGGAATTCCTGGATGCGTACACCTGGCAGAAACAACTGGGAGAATCCCAGAATGATCGCCTATACGGGGTATGGACATAAAACCGTACAGCGTTTTGTGGCCAGTGCCTTTGCCAAGTATGAACTTCCTTTCGGTATTACGTATAATGCCAAGTATGGTGTTGATAAATATGACGGATTGCTGGAAGAGTTTACACCGCAGGTTAAAACCTGGAACCCCAAAACAGATGCCTTTATCAACTGGAATAGCCCGGCTACAGCCCCTCGTTCGTCTAATACGGACTATAATGAGCTGAATGTGCATTTTTATCACACCCTGGACTGGGCGAAAACATTTGGGCAGGATCATCACCTGACCGTCATGATCGGTAACAGTTATGATCATTTTGAAACCAAAGGATTTGATGCCACCATGATCGGCTATCTGGATGGTACATTAACGGCGCTGGATGCGGGTTCTGAGCGTTATGACATAGGCGGTAAAAGTTCAGAAGATGCTTTGATTTCTTATTTTGGAAGGGTAAATTATGATTATAAGGGTAAATACCTCTTACAAGGTATTATCCGCTCTGACGGATCGGCCAGATTTGGTCCGGGCAGACGCTGGGGGCAGTATCCGGGACTTTCAGCCGGATGGCGCATTGACAAGGAGGGCTTCTTCCCCTGGAAAAATGCCTTTGATCTGCTCAAGCTGCGGGCTTCTTACGGTAAAACGGGTAATCAGGCAGTGCCCTTAAATAGTTATGAAAATTCCATTGATCTTGGACAGGATTATAGCTTTGATGGAACGCTGGCTTCCGGCGCGGCATCAACCGCCTATGTGGACCCTTCTATTACCTGGGAGACGACTACGAACTATAATCTCGGTTTGGATATGGAACTACTCAATCACCGCTTAAATGTGACCGCTGAGATCTATAAGAAAAGGACTTCCCATATTTTGCGCGCAGTAGATATTCCCGATCAGGTAGGCGGGTTAAAAGGACCTCAGCAAAATATCGGGGTCATGGACAATAAAGGATTTGAGATTTCACTGGGATATAACGATCATGCAGGTGACTTTACTTATGGATTCAACGGGAGCTTCTCTTATAACAAGAACGAAGTCGTCGACCTCGATGGCCAGATTCTCTATAATTTGGGCACGAATCTTTCTACCATTACCCAGGAAGGATTACCAATCAATTCCCATTATATCTTAGATGCGATTGGTATCTTCCAAAGTGATGAGGAAGTGGCCAACAGCCCTTTCCAGTCCAACAGTACAAAGGCCGGTTATATCAAATACCGGGACGTAAATAAAGATGGTATTATTAATGCGGACGATCGCGTCATCATTAAGTCTTCATCTGAAATACCAAAATATACCTATGGTTTCAGTATTAACATGGGTTATAAGGGACTGACATTAAGTGCTGATTTTCAGGGAGTAGGAGGCATTAAAGTCTATCCCGAAGGAAACCTTACGTTTCCGTTTAATAACGGCGCGGGCGCTACCTGGGAATGGGCGACAGATGCCTGGACGCCGGAGAATCCCAATGCCAGATTGCCGATTGTCACCACCAGTACCGGTGGCCAGGATAATTTCAAGGATTCCGATTTTTGGTTAAAAGACGGTTCTTACCTGCGGATGAAAAATATTCAATTGGCCTATCAGCTGCCGGCCAAATGGATGAGCCGGCTTAAGATCACTGGCCTGTCAGTCTATATTAACGCGGAAAACTATCTGACCTTCTCCAAGTATAAAGACTTTGATCCAGAGACGGCGCTTAACGTTAGTTCCCTCTATCATTATCCAATGCTGAAAACACTGAGCGCCGGCGCGAGGATCACTTTCTAA
- a CDS encoding phosphocholine-specific phospholipase C, with the protein MDSRREFLKKAMLLSGAAGVASSVPASIKKALAIDPEEGSDFYQAEHVVILMQENRAFDHCFGALRGVRGFNDPRVITLPDGNPVWLQKNKKGETYVPFRFSIEDSKITWMGSVPHSRASQVDANNLGKYDGWLEAKKSGNPQYRHMPLTLGHYNREDLPFNYALADAFTICDQHYCSAMTSTWPNRLYLWSGTIREEKNSDSKTYIRNEIPYGEARWTTMPEHLEKQGISWKVYQNDLSTAGSYKGNERAWLSNFGCNPLEFLAQYNIRFLPAYIKSLQTRAEKLQKEIKTLESDLGNIQENSDKWDGARATIKKKKEVLADARQQMGKWTKSGFEKLTAYQKALFYKAFTINDADPDYRNLVRLDYDDNGEKREVEVPGGDVLYQFRKDVDSGKLPAVSWLVPSQNFSDHPSAPWYGTWLTSEILDILTKNPEVWKKTIFILTYDENDGYFDHVPPYVAPDPENPLTGAVSPDIRETAAEQVRLKNELRDGINKKGARGGPIGLGFRVPMIIASPWTRGGKVCSQVLDHTSPLQFLEKFVQKKFGKKIVQDTITDWRRAVCGDLTAAFTKFEKAGKEPLPFLDRDQFVQRIYNAKFKKEPTGYKALTDEEIKEIILHPEASKWMPAQEPGVRPSLALPYELYADGMFSKTDKKIGIQMKAGKQVFGTKAAGAPFMVYAHGGYLTEAAERGAAKDYEPVRVWHFAVTAGSELNHEWPLECFSSDQYDLRLYGPNGFYRGLKGSLKDPAIHMSLQYEPKRMMSRSLTGNLVLKLRNADSVYSQALEIVDNAYGKGKMQKRLGAGAQTDLVISLKDSQGWYDFTIKVTGNDSFERRYAGRVETGKPSVSDPQMAGKEGRKA; encoded by the coding sequence ATGGACTCAAGGAGAGAATTCTTAAAAAAAGCCATGTTGCTTTCCGGGGCGGCCGGTGTTGCATCGTCCGTACCTGCCTCGATTAAAAAAGCATTGGCCATCGATCCCGAAGAAGGGAGCGATTTTTATCAGGCGGAACATGTGGTCATCCTGATGCAGGAGAATAGAGCTTTTGATCATTGTTTTGGCGCATTAAGAGGCGTCAGGGGCTTTAATGATCCCAGAGTGATTACCCTGCCTGACGGAAACCCGGTCTGGCTACAGAAAAATAAAAAAGGGGAGACCTATGTACCTTTTCGCTTTAGTATAGAAGACAGTAAAATAACCTGGATGGGATCTGTTCCCCATTCAAGAGCGAGCCAGGTAGATGCCAATAACCTTGGGAAATATGACGGCTGGCTGGAAGCCAAGAAGTCAGGCAATCCGCAATACCGGCATATGCCGCTGACTCTGGGACATTATAACAGAGAGGACCTTCCTTTTAATTATGCTTTGGCGGATGCCTTCACGATCTGTGACCAGCATTACTGTTCTGCCATGACCAGCACCTGGCCTAACCGCTTATATCTCTGGAGCGGTACTATCAGAGAGGAGAAAAACAGTGATTCGAAGACCTATATCAGAAATGAGATACCATATGGAGAAGCCAGATGGACGACCATGCCGGAGCATCTGGAGAAGCAGGGCATTTCTTGGAAAGTGTATCAAAATGACCTCTCAACGGCGGGAAGCTACAAAGGTAATGAGCGCGCATGGCTATCCAACTTTGGCTGCAACCCTTTAGAGTTCCTGGCTCAATACAACATCCGTTTTCTTCCGGCTTATATCAAGAGTCTGCAGACCCGGGCAGAAAAATTGCAAAAAGAAATTAAAACACTTGAATCGGATCTAGGTAATATTCAGGAGAACTCCGATAAGTGGGACGGCGCAAGAGCGACGATCAAAAAGAAAAAAGAGGTATTGGCCGATGCCCGGCAACAAATGGGCAAATGGACCAAAAGTGGCTTTGAAAAATTAACTGCTTATCAGAAAGCGCTCTTCTATAAGGCGTTTACTATTAATGATGCTGATCCAGATTATAGAAACCTGGTACGTTTGGATTATGATGATAATGGTGAGAAAAGAGAAGTAGAAGTGCCGGGAGGAGATGTACTCTATCAGTTCAGAAAAGATGTTGACAGCGGTAAATTGCCAGCGGTCTCCTGGCTGGTGCCTTCGCAAAATTTTTCCGACCATCCGAGTGCTCCCTGGTATGGTACCTGGCTGACCTCAGAGATTCTGGATATTCTGACCAAGAATCCGGAAGTCTGGAAAAAGACGATTTTTATTCTGACCTACGACGAGAATGACGGTTATTTCGACCATGTCCCGCCCTATGTCGCTCCTGATCCTGAGAATCCGCTTACGGGTGCTGTTTCTCCCGATATCAGGGAAACTGCCGCGGAACAGGTCCGGCTCAAGAACGAACTGCGTGACGGCATTAATAAAAAAGGTGCCAGGGGTGGCCCGATTGGCCTTGGCTTTAGAGTGCCGATGATCATTGCTTCTCCCTGGACCAGAGGCGGGAAGGTATGCTCACAGGTGCTGGATCATACTTCCCCTCTACAGTTTTTGGAAAAATTTGTACAGAAAAAATTTGGGAAGAAAATTGTACAAGACACCATCACAGATTGGCGACGGGCGGTATGTGGTGATTTGACGGCTGCCTTTACCAAATTTGAGAAGGCAGGTAAAGAACCGTTACCTTTCCTTGACAGGGATCAGTTTGTACAGCGTATCTATAATGCCAAGTTTAAAAAAGAACCGACAGGATATAAGGCATTGACGGATGAAGAGATCAAAGAAATTATCCTACATCCGGAAGCGTCAAAATGGATGCCCGCACAGGAGCCTGGCGTCAGGCCCTCTCTAGCGTTGCCCTATGAACTCTACGCAGATGGGATGTTCAGTAAGACAGATAAGAAAATCGGTATTCAGATGAAAGCCGGTAAACAGGTTTTTGGTACAAAAGCGGCGGGGGCACCTTTTATGGTTTATGCTCACGGCGGCTACTTGACTGAAGCTGCCGAAAGAGGCGCTGCCAAAGATTATGAGCCGGTTCGGGTATGGCATTTTGCCGTTACGGCCGGTAGTGAACTGAACCATGAGTGGCCACTGGAATGCTTTTCTTCTGATCAGTATGATCTCAGGTTATATGGACCCAATGGCTTTTATCGCGGATTAAAAGGTTCTTTAAAGGATCCGGCCATTCATATGAGTTTACAATACGAGCCTAAGCGGATGATGAGCCGTTCGCTGACCGGAAATCTGGTTTTAAAACTCCGCAATGCGGACAGTGTTTATTCTCAGGCGCTCGAGATTGTGGATAATGCCTACGGTAAGGGCAAGATGCAAAAAAGACTAGGGGCCGGCGCACAGACAGATTTAGTGATCAGCTTAAAGGACAGTCAGGGTTGGTATGACTTTACGATCAAAGTGACGGGCAATGACAGTTTTGAACGTCGTTATGCCGGGAGAGTGGAGACGGGCAAACCGTCTGTTTCAGATCCGCAAATGGCCGGTAAAGAGGGTCGTAAAGCCTAA
- a CDS encoding glycerophosphodiester phosphodiesterase family protein, whose translation MKKNRNLLRIPVSGTAKRKKIAYAAVILLLSAGLPGLNACNSAADNHPLDAFDAQAHRGGRGLMPENTIASEKNAIDFNSTLEMDLQMSKDSQVVVSHDAYFNADFCLTPEGKTMDKKDGRSRLLFNMTYDSIRKYDVGLKPHPGFPRQKKVAAVRPLLSVLIDSVEAYAKTKGHTNHYNIELKTSPKEDGVHYPDLGTYVSRALHIVNDKGIADRTMIQSFDVRALRMVHDSFPDIETSYLVGKNDTNTVQGYISKLGFTPAVFSPDYHIVTPDMVAGFHKQGVKVIPWTPNTLEEIQNLKDMGVDGIITDYPDLYSQLKK comes from the coding sequence ATGAAAAAAAATAGAAACCTGTTGAGGATACCTGTATCGGGCACTGCTAAAAGAAAAAAAATCGCTTACGCTGCCGTTATCTTGTTGTTGTCTGCCGGGCTGCCGGGCTTGAACGCCTGCAATAGTGCGGCGGACAATCATCCGTTGGATGCGTTTGATGCCCAGGCCCATCGGGGCGGGAGAGGGTTAATGCCGGAAAATACAATAGCCAGCGAAAAAAATGCGATTGATTTTAATTCCACCCTTGAAATGGACCTACAGATGTCTAAAGACAGCCAGGTGGTTGTCTCTCATGATGCTTATTTTAATGCAGACTTTTGCCTGACGCCGGAGGGAAAGACGATGGATAAAAAAGATGGCCGGAGTCGGTTACTTTTTAATATGACCTATGACTCCATCCGCAAATATGATGTCGGCCTGAAACCCCATCCGGGTTTTCCGAGGCAAAAGAAGGTGGCCGCTGTGCGGCCACTGCTCTCCGTCTTAATTGACTCTGTGGAGGCCTATGCAAAAACAAAAGGCCATACCAACCATTATAATATTGAGCTCAAGACGAGCCCTAAAGAAGACGGTGTACATTATCCTGATTTAGGGACATACGTTTCCAGGGCACTGCATATCGTCAATGATAAAGGCATTGCGGACAGAACGATGATACAGTCTTTTGATGTCAGGGCCCTTAGAATGGTACATGATTCCTTTCCGGATATTGAAACTTCTTATCTGGTGGGAAAAAATGACACTAATACCGTGCAGGGCTATATCAGTAAATTAGGTTTTACACCGGCGGTCTTTAGCCCGGACTATCATATCGTGACGCCGGATATGGTGGCAGGCTTTCATAAACAAGGCGTAAAAGTTATCCCATGGACACCTAATACGTTAGAAGAGATCCAAAACCTGAAGGATATGGGGGTAGATGGCATCATTACGGATTATCCGGATCTCTATAGCCAGTTAAAAAAATAA